The following are from one region of the Verrucomicrobiota bacterium genome:
- a CDS encoding exo-alpha-sialidase: MRKLFALVVLLFGLTRSALALEIGDRVGPVELRALDGRLLTMTNYAERRGTMAVFLSARSVATNSETQILGDLGSRLRQRGILFVGIFPNAEETVEEVRRFAQLAGLLFPIYRDPEQKAARQFGAKVTPEAFLLDASGALIYHGAIGSTNQAGLVTSLSEFLERQPVKVSHVPARGIPIGQPQPKRETDDPFGSVAFASELIFEKIPDAPAHHCSTIAEAANGDLLVVWYGGSFESADDQTLFLSRRKKGERTWSQPEVLIRNSAQPPGNAVVFRAGGKRICIVWCRMEASRPLRRGGGWGQTRLFYRLSEDDGITWGQDKPFLGGVHEGLRNVPITLANGDLLLPLAHSFARTRDSGATWEQLGAVNAGGQPTVIERADGSLLTLLRKGPRILQSESRDAGRTWSPTTATELKNPDAGIAMTRLRNGHVVLIFNDSGMARTPLNIARSLDEGRTWETPLALESNPGEYSYPSVIQTSDGKIHATYTFRRYAIKHVELDENWLIHLHRPN, translated from the coding sequence ATGCGTAAATTGTTTGCTCTGGTCGTTCTGCTTTTCGGGCTGACTCGCTCGGCCTTGGCATTGGAAATCGGCGACCGCGTCGGGCCGGTTGAACTTCGCGCCCTCGATGGTCGTTTGCTGACGATGACCAATTATGCTGAACGGCGCGGAACAATGGCCGTGTTCTTGTCCGCCCGTTCCGTTGCCACGAATTCGGAAACGCAAATTCTCGGCGACTTGGGATCACGGCTTCGTCAGCGCGGCATCCTGTTCGTCGGGATTTTTCCAAATGCGGAAGAGACAGTGGAAGAAGTGCGACGATTCGCACAGCTCGCGGGACTTCTCTTTCCAATTTATCGCGACCCGGAACAAAAAGCCGCCAGACAGTTCGGCGCGAAAGTCACGCCCGAAGCCTTTCTACTGGATGCGAGCGGAGCGCTCATTTATCACGGCGCCATCGGGAGCACCAACCAAGCTGGTCTGGTGACTTCGCTTTCCGAGTTTCTGGAACGCCAGCCGGTGAAGGTCAGCCACGTGCCGGCCAGGGGAATTCCAATTGGCCAGCCGCAACCAAAGCGCGAGACGGATGATCCATTCGGCTCGGTGGCATTCGCTTCAGAATTGATCTTTGAGAAAATTCCTGATGCGCCGGCGCATCATTGCTCGACCATCGCCGAGGCGGCCAACGGCGATTTGCTGGTGGTGTGGTACGGCGGCAGTTTCGAGTCAGCAGATGACCAGACGCTTTTTCTGTCGCGACGGAAAAAGGGCGAGCGGACTTGGAGCCAGCCGGAAGTGTTGATCCGCAATTCTGCTCAGCCGCCCGGTAACGCCGTGGTGTTCCGCGCCGGCGGCAAGCGTATTTGCATTGTGTGGTGCCGGATGGAAGCGTCGCGCCCGCTGCGCCGCGGCGGTGGTTGGGGCCAGACGCGATTGTTTTATCGCCTGTCAGAGGACGATGGCATTACGTGGGGACAGGACAAACCGTTCCTCGGCGGTGTGCACGAAGGGTTACGAAACGTGCCGATTACGCTGGCGAATGGCGACCTTTTGCTGCCGCTGGCTCACAGCTTTGCGCGGACCAGGGACAGCGGCGCGACTTGGGAGCAGTTGGGCGCCGTCAACGCCGGCGGCCAGCCCACCGTGATCGAACGCGCCGACGGCTCGCTGCTGACACTCTTGCGGAAAGGCCCGCGCATCCTGCAATCCGAATCGCGCGACGCCGGACGGACCTGGAGTCCTACGACGGCGACGGAATTGAAAAACCCGGATGCCGGCATCGCCATGACCCGTCTTCGCAACGGGCACGTCGTGTTGATTTTCAACGACAGTGGCATGGCGCGCACGCCGTTGAACATCGCCCGCTCCCTCGACGAAGGACGGACCTGGGAGACGCCGCTGGCGCTGGAGTCAAACCCCGGTGAGTATTCGTATCCCAGTGTGATCCAAACCTCGGATGGCAAGATCCACGCCACCTACACGTTTCGACGATACGCGATCAAGCATGTGGAGTTGGATGAGAACTGGTTGATCCATTTGCACCGGCCGAATTGA
- a CDS encoding glycoside hydrolase family 92 protein has product MTDDDKRTPAPSARDTRKTPRWKRLLKFALSFVLVVVLACAAFVGALLSKYNRVVGAEPGRLQTTVQPKELGRWVNPFIGTGGYPWVCGHNFPGAMVPFGMVRLGPETVSMLVGKRALNTSGYYYGDDQILGFSHTRLVGTGATDGGHFLVMPAVEPVQPKTYRQGQTTNFSHSEELASPGYYVVKLPKIGTLVELTATPRVGLHRYTFTPGKTPHLVLDVMNALGGRKSSEGKVRVLPAAKEVEGAVRTFGTFAARYGGIKVYFVARFSQPFASFGTWQNGTVFPNQTMAEGDGIAVDLGFAAASRPQVVTLKLAISYVSIENARANLETEAGAKDFDEILAEAQRAWEEKLSLVKIQGGTEKQRRILYTALYRVFQMPTVFNDANGEYLGFDRKVHKTTNFQYFTDLSIWDTFRTVHPLYTLIAPTDQRDMVVSLVKMLEQGGWLPRWPSGHGYSNSMLGTPADIVIADTYLKGIRDFDVEKAYAAMKQTALAPTPPGAAFSGRQGVQYYLQYGYCAAGLVERSVSRTLEFAWADHAISLLAESLGHHEDAVLFREHAQFYRNLWNTNTQYFQPRDAQGKFFEPFKPLLLTYLDPGGKFTKDYVEGTALQWRWAAPFDAEGMIALFKSREYFVEELNDFFAKSDPTMGARSPGSYYWHGNEPDLPAAYLFNFAGRPDLTQKWARWIMDNKYGESYDGLDGNDDAGTLSAWYVFSALGFYPIAGSDKYELGAPLFEKAEVKLKNKPLVIIAENFAPDHRYVKKVWLNDVLLDRTWIRHVEIERGGVLRFEMSADPLGQ; this is encoded by the coding sequence ATGACCGATGACGACAAACGAACTCCTGCGCCCTCCGCCCGCGACACGAGAAAAACGCCTCGATGGAAGCGGCTGCTCAAGTTTGCGCTCAGCTTCGTCTTGGTCGTTGTGTTGGCGTGCGCGGCATTTGTCGGCGCGTTGCTTTCCAAATATAACCGCGTCGTTGGCGCGGAGCCGGGCCGCTTGCAGACAACAGTTCAACCCAAGGAACTCGGGCGATGGGTGAATCCTTTCATCGGCACGGGCGGCTATCCGTGGGTCTGCGGTCATAACTTTCCTGGCGCGATGGTGCCGTTCGGGATGGTCCGCCTTGGCCCGGAGACGGTCTCCATGTTGGTCGGCAAACGGGCGCTGAACACCTCCGGCTACTACTATGGCGATGATCAAATCCTTGGCTTCAGTCACACGCGGTTGGTGGGAACGGGTGCGACCGATGGCGGACATTTCCTCGTGATGCCAGCGGTCGAACCGGTTCAACCCAAGACCTACCGCCAGGGCCAAACCACGAACTTTTCGCACAGTGAGGAACTTGCTTCGCCCGGTTACTACGTGGTCAAGCTCCCGAAAATCGGAACGCTGGTCGAACTCACCGCCACGCCGCGCGTGGGCTTGCATCGTTACACGTTCACCCCGGGCAAGACGCCGCATCTTGTTCTCGACGTGATGAACGCTTTGGGCGGTCGCAAGAGCAGCGAAGGAAAAGTGCGCGTGCTGCCCGCGGCCAAAGAGGTCGAGGGCGCGGTGCGGACGTTCGGAACTTTTGCCGCAAGATACGGTGGGATCAAGGTGTACTTTGTCGCGCGGTTCAGCCAACCATTCGCTTCCTTCGGCACCTGGCAAAACGGAACAGTTTTTCCTAACCAGACAATGGCCGAGGGCGATGGCATCGCTGTCGATCTGGGGTTTGCGGCCGCGAGCCGGCCGCAAGTCGTCACACTCAAGCTGGCAATTTCTTACGTGAGTATCGAAAACGCACGGGCCAATCTGGAGACGGAAGCCGGCGCCAAGGACTTCGACGAGATTCTGGCCGAAGCCCAGCGCGCGTGGGAAGAGAAGTTGTCTTTGGTCAAGATTCAAGGCGGCACGGAAAAACAGAGGAGGATTCTCTATACCGCGCTTTACCGTGTGTTCCAGATGCCCACCGTCTTCAACGACGCGAATGGCGAGTACCTGGGCTTCGACCGGAAGGTTCACAAGACGACGAACTTCCAGTATTTCACCGACCTTTCCATCTGGGACACGTTTCGCACGGTGCATCCGCTCTACACGTTGATCGCGCCGACGGATCAGCGGGACATGGTGGTGTCGCTCGTGAAAATGCTCGAGCAAGGCGGCTGGCTGCCGCGCTGGCCGTCGGGACACGGCTACTCAAATTCCATGCTGGGCACGCCCGCCGACATCGTGATCGCGGACACGTATCTGAAGGGCATCCGCGACTTCGACGTGGAGAAGGCGTATGCGGCGATGAAGCAGACTGCGCTGGCGCCCACGCCACCGGGCGCGGCCTTTTCGGGCCGGCAAGGCGTGCAGTATTATTTGCAGTACGGTTATTGCGCGGCGGGTTTGGTGGAGCGATCCGTCTCGCGAACGCTGGAGTTTGCTTGGGCGGATCACGCGATTTCGTTGCTGGCGGAATCGCTCGGCCATCACGAGGACGCAGTGCTCTTTCGCGAGCACGCGCAGTTCTATCGGAATCTTTGGAACACCAACACCCAGTACTTCCAACCGCGCGATGCGCAAGGGAAATTTTTCGAGCCGTTCAAGCCGCTGCTCCTGACTTACCTGGATCCCGGAGGCAAGTTCACGAAGGATTACGTCGAGGGCACCGCGTTGCAATGGCGTTGGGCGGCGCCGTTCGATGCGGAAGGCATGATCGCATTGTTCAAGAGTCGCGAATACTTCGTCGAGGAACTCAACGATTTCTTCGCCAAGTCCGATCCGACCATGGGCGCGCGGAGTCCCGGCTCTTACTACTGGCACGGCAATGAACCCGATCTTCCCGCGGCCTATCTGTTCAATTTCGCTGGCCGGCCAGACCTCACACAAAAGTGGGCGCGCTGGATCATGGACAACAAATACGGCGAGAGTTATGACGGGCTGGACGGCAACGATGACGCCGGAACACTCTCGGCCTGGTATGTTTTCAGCGCGCTGGGTTTCTATCCGATTGCCGGTTCAGACAAATACGAGCTCGGTGCGCCGTTGTTCGAGAAGGCGGAAGTGAAGTTGAAGAACAAACCGCTCGTGATCATCGCCGAGAACTTTGCGCCAGACCATCGCTACGTGAAGAAAGTGTGGTTGAATGACGTGCTGCTCGATCGCACCTGGATCAGGCACGTGGAGATCGAACGGGGCGGCGTGCTGCGGTTTGAGATGAGCGCCGACCCACTGGGACAGTGA